The Pyrus communis chromosome 14, drPyrComm1.1, whole genome shotgun sequence sequence AGTGTCAATACTGATAACAGAATAGATTATTACACttttctaaaacaaaaaaattatttatcaattatcaatGTCATAAATTCACGTGCAACTTGGTTGGTTGCTTGAAATATAAGTACACTAACTCAGCAATTATTCTTGTGATTGTATTATAGCCGAAAGTGGGTTGAGGGAGAGGTTTTGCAAGCTCTGGCTTATGATGTGCCAATTCCAGGATACAAAACCAAGAACACTATTAGTCTCCGTCTATGGGAAGCCAAAGCATCTGCTGAGGATTTTAACCTATTTCAGTTTAATGATGGACAGTATGAATCTGCTGCGCAGCTTCATTCTCGAGCTCAACAGGTTGGTTATTTATATCCTAATGGCAAGTTAGTCTTGGAACCACTCGCCAGTATTTCAAATCTTCAATAGACATTCAATCAAAAGCCTTTTAAGTTTACTATATCTACATATGTGTATTTGTATtactgtgtgtgtgtgtgtacacacatAATACTAAGCTAAGTCTTTTTCTATAACTACTGTTCTCCCTTTCAATAATGTGTGTCACTATGTCTtcatgttttaaatgttttcttGAACCACATTGTGATATGTGCTTTTTGCAGATTTGTGCTGTTCTATATCCTGGAGATGCCACAGAGGAGGGGAAACTTTTAAGGCTGAAGCAACAATTCTTCCTCTGCAGTGCATCACTTCAGGTTGGTTAATTATCGTCTTATCCTTCATTGTTTTGTTGGTGTAAGCATCaccattattttatttctttcattTGCTGTTTCAGATGACCATTTAATTTCCACATGTCATTAGAGAAGGTCAAAAGAATCTCACACCTTTAGAAAAATGTTTTCACATTGACATGTCCCCTCAAAGTGATGCTTGGGTTTAGCATTTCAGATTTTTATCTTCAATATGCAAAAATACATATCCAATCTTATCGTAAAGAGGCATTTTCAGTTGCTAATTTGTCATCTCAGTccttttaagatgttttgatcctcaatctTATAATCTTGAAATTACAGGACATTATTTTTAGATTCAAGGAGAGGAAACAGGGGACAGACACATTGCAATGGTCAGAGTTCCCAAAAAAGGTTGCTGTCCAAATGAACGATACTCATCCTACGCTGGCAATTCCGGAGCTGATGCGACTGCTATTGGATGAGGAAGGTCTTGGGTGGGATGAGGCATGGGAAGTGACAACAAGGTCAATTATATTTCATGTTGTTTTTAGGATTTCTTCCTGAAGTTGGcatacattcttttttcttctatGGCTACTCAGCTTGTTTGTAATGCTTCTTGCACAAGGAGCTATAAAGTACTAACACATAATAATTGAACCAGGACGGTTGCTTATACTAATCACACAGTCCTTCCTGAAGCACTTGAGAAATGGTCACAAGCCGTAATGTGGAAGCTTCTCCCTCGCCATATGCAAATAATAGAAGAAATTGACAAAAGAGTAATATTTctcatcttttttatttgttctgtTTATGCTAAAGTTGTTATCTTCTAATGTAAATTATTGCATCCTGGCAGTTCATTGCTATGGTACATGCTACACGAAGTGATCTTGAGAGCAAAATTCCCAGCTTGTGCGTCTTGGATAACAATCCCCAAAAGCCTGTAGTGCGAATGGCAAATTTATGTGTTGTGTCTGCACATACGGTAAGACATCTATTTGGGGAAATTTACAAGCATCTCCTATAGCTTATTTTGAGCTGTCTTCAACGTAAACATATGGTAACCTGATATGGTTATTAGAAATCTTCCAGCTTCCTTCAATAAACTATTATGAAAGGCAACTTACTCCGTTTTCCCCAAAGAAAAAGGGGTTAGGAAGAGATTGTATGCAATAGTGAATACAGAGTCTAAGACTGTAAGGTACAGTCCACCATGTACGTTGGTGAGACTTGAACTCAAGCTTTGAACGAGCAAGTTCTTCCCAGGAAGACACCCAATGGCAGTCTGCATAAGTGCATATTTTGACTATTCTATTTTATATCTGAGTCCTATCTTTATTAGTAAAATTTAACAAGgcttgaatatatatatatgttctgctttccttttctttttccctccCACAATATAAGAACCCCTTATTTCCACATTTGAGCTGTTGAGTGTTGACTTCGAGAATCTCATTGCTTTCCGTGTCATTGTAGGTTAATGGTGTTGCCCAATTGCACAGtgatattttaaaaaatgagttATTTGTAGATTATGTCTCCATATGGCCAACAAAGttccaaaacaaaaccaatgGGATTACTCCTCGCCGGTGGCTTCGGTTTTGCAGTCCTGAGCTCAGTAATATAATCACCAAATGGTTAAAAACGGATGAATGGGTTACCAACCTGGACCTACTTGTAGGTCTTCGAAAGGTATGCATCTCACATATATATGGAATTGTTTGTCCTTGTCAGATCGTTCCTGCAGTTGAAATATTAAAAGTCAGTATGTTTACTCCAACAGTTTGCTGATGATTCAAAATTACAAGAAGAATGGGCGTCTGCCAAGATGGCCAATAAGAAGCGTTTGGCACAGTACATAGAGCATGTGGCAGGTGTCAAGATTGATCCAAACACTCTATTTGACATACAAGTGAAGCGTATCCATGAATATAAGAGACAGTTGCTGAATATTCTGGGTGCAGTTTATCGGTACAAGAAGTTAAAGGTATAAAAGGCTTCTCCTTGTTACTTGACTATTTAGTTATATGAAACAATCAACATTGCTTAGTGATACTACCCATTATATGAACCTTCATGCTCTTTGAACTTGGATTTCTGTGTACATCTCTGTCAATTTGTTTGTAATGTTGTTGCACCCGCTAAGtacatcaaataaataataaattttcaatcaatttctTTCTGCTTTTGGTTGTTATTCTCCAGccttaaaattataatttgcaAGCAGTGTTCAACGGATTTCTTTTTTAAGGTTATATATCGTTTTTTCAAGTTTATGTATGATTTTGAGAACTTGCTTGGAACTGAACTGTGGCAGGAGATGAGCCCTGAAGATCGAAAGAAGACAACTCCACGCACTATCATGATTGGAGGAAAGGCATTTGCAACATATACAAATGCAAAAAGAATAGTCAAGCTGGTAGACGATGTCGGTGCTGTGGTCAACAATGATCCTGATGTCAATAGTTACTTGAAGGTTAGTTAATATTTTCCTAGCGTGCTTGCTTCAATTGGTTGATTCTGGCCTAATAACCATTAATGTTCAGGTTGTATTTGTTCCAAACTACAATGTATCTGTCGCCGAGATACTTATCCCAGGAAGTGAGCTGTCACAACATATCAGTACTGCAGGCATGGAGGCAAGTGGCACAAGCAACATGAAATTTGCTCTGAACGGTTGCCTCATAATCGGCACACTGGATGGGGCTAATGTGGAAATCCGTGAGGAAATTGGGGAGGACAACTTTTTTCTCTTTGGTGCAACAGCTGATGAAGTCCCTAAGCTGCGCAAGGACAGAGAGAACGGCCTGGTATGAGGCTTCATTTTCTCTTTATTATATGTGTCACTTAGATCAATGCAAGTAGTATGAAAGCTCTGCACTCAATGTTCTTAATGGTAGATGGCTTCTTATCGTCGTTACAAAATGCTAATGAATCATGAAGCTTTTTCGGGAGAACTTGCCAAAGCCTGAGCAATATTAGTTCTAAGTTGGAGCAACAGGCTATCAGGATTTTGATAAAAAACTAGTTATAATAAGTTTCTAAATTTATGGATACCAAATAGTTCGATGACTGTTAATTGTCTAATCAAGGTATCCAATATGATAGTTATTAGATCTCCCAGAAAGGGGTTCCTTAAACTAATCAATGATGTGAATTTCTTACATCCAGCTGAAAGTTAAATTTATCTTTTGTGCATACTGGTGAACGAGCACAAGTCTTTCTTATCTGACCTTTTTCTCTTCTTGTAAATCACGCAGTTCAAACCCGATCCTCGGTTTGAAGAAGCCAAGCAGTTTGTTAGGAGTGGAGCATTTGGGAGCTACGATTACAATCCACTTCTTGACTCTCTGGAGGGGAACACTGGTTATGGTCGTGGTGATTATTTTCTTGTTGGCCATGACTTCGCACAGTATATGGATGCTCAGGCAAAAGTAGATGAAGCTTACAAGTAAGATGTCAAACCTTCTAACCTTTACAATATAGATTTCTTGAATTGCAAGTATATACTCCgactagaaaaagaaaatccgcAACATTTACCCTTGTGTTGACTGTTGTCATGAATCTCGCTGCTTGAAATACTTGAGTCCATCGCCACAATATAACTACTTCCACCTTTGACACGAGGTGCCATTTTTCACCTGCAGGGATAGGAAAAGGTGGCTGAAGATGTCCATACTAAGCACTGCAGGGTCTGGCAAGTTCAGCAGCGACCGGACAATTGCTCAGTACGCCAAGGAAATCTGGAACATAGAGGAGTGCCGCGTACCATAGATCCCTTCACGGTGCTGGTTCTGATGCTTATTTGAGTGTCATGACTATGCCACGAAAAGCTTAAGGTAAAGAATAAAAGAAGCCAACAGAAGTAGCAACCGTTGTTATATGTTCCATTTTATTTCTTCacttttttgttcaattataTGCTTCCTTCAAGAATTATTCTGCACACATTTGTTTTTGTACCTCGATTGGCCTTTGATTTATATGATCCAAAAATATACTACATAAACCGAGGAGTTTTCTCAACTCTTTCACAAAGACCGGGCCAAGACCGCGGCATGCGAGTAAGTTGAGATAAGAATTTGGACAACTCTTGAAGCTCGTTATTGGGTTGGATTTTATAACTCACTGGATTCTTCAAACTTGTACgataacaaaatttaaaagaaacatCCATTTCTCCATTCACAATTCGGTAAGTTATTAAATAAAATCCAATCATAGACACCAAACGAGTGCTTGGCATCTTGCGGTTGAATGAGATTAACATGAATTGATAGACACCAGACACTGCCTCCTGTAACTCCTCCCACGCCTGGGAGTGTGTGTAGCTCCTCCTTGAGCTCCTCCCGTCTCACTGGCGACCTGCTGTAGGGGGAGCGAGACGGAGAGTAAGATCTACCCCGACTGCACTCAGGAGAGGATGACCTCCTTGTACGGTAGGGCGGAGAGTACGCCCTGCTCCTGCTTCGGTCAGATGAATGGGGGCGACCGGCCATAGCTCCTCCGATGAGTAGGTAGGAGATCGACGAGGAGGGGAGTAGATTGGGGATGTGGTGAGCCTAAAAATCAAGGGGCGGTGTTTTGTGTCTCTAGAGTCTCCAAGGACATGTGATTCAAATGCCGAACCTCAAAATTTCTCGTTAAAGTGGCAGTGTTCCTTCCATGTAGACAGTGGCGAAGCCAGGAATTGTCGGAGAGCGGGgcgaaattttgttttttttttcgaacaaacgatattatctacactaagggggtagAAAAATAGGCTAAGCCTgacaataggctaacaataatgtggttcaaatttgacTTTAGCGATAATCAAACTTAAgtcctctcacttacaagtaaggagaaataccactagaccataggACTAAGTGGCAGGTTGGGGCAAACTTAAAGAGTGCAAGGTTAAAAAAGATTAGCCAATATTTCATCCAACTCAACTCAGTGTCGTCACTTTGTTGGGAACTACCTGGAATAGTCGAAGATGACTACCTGAAATATTTGAAGGATGATCACTTGGAATATTTGGAGGAGGGTTTAAGTATTGTTTCATATAGTATCATTTCATTACGTAATTGTATACTATGGCAAAAAAAAGTCTTCGATTCTTAATCAATACCAATATcatataattaaacaaaattcaattcaattaatcaatatcaatgaaaataatcaagaattcaatttttactttaaataatAAGTTTATTCATCAATAATTATGAGATTTCATATTCATATTCAATAATTAATAACCATATTGATTAATTACTCTATGATTCTAtgtcaaataaacaaaattttaaattaaataagcAATTAGGGTTAAGGCTAACATaaatttggaaattaaaaacTTCATCTAGGAGAAAGGGGGCCAAGAATGGCGGCTGGAGGCTGGCTGCTTGCGGCTTGGATGACTTAAAAGCTTGAAGTTGAAGCCTTAATGTCTGGTAGCAGGGGAATGAGGGGGCCAATGAGATCTGTTTTGCTGCCAtctgattaattttatttttcaattctaTACCTAAACAACGTCGTTgcattaaagaaatttttttaactaGGACTAAACGGTGTCGTTTGGCCtggcttttgaaaaaaaaaatataaaaccaaaCGCAACGAAGCTGCACACAAGCAACAAACCCAGATCTAGATGAACACAGACGGAACCACCGCACTAACATGCACTTTTGACAGGACCAGAGGGGCGAAACCACCGCTTCTAGACTTGTTTTCCGATAAGAGGAGTGGCGGCCGCCACTCCTCGCTCTCATGTGGCTTCGCCACTGCATGTAGATATGTACAAACTTatcaaaaattagaaagaatatATTTATCTTATATAAATCGATGACCATAAAGTTATAATATTTTGAACTAATCATGTGACACTATTAGAAAAACCAAAACATGAAGGCCGTGTAGGTATGTCCCAAGAGTTGTTCGCTCGTTAAAACGGTACGTGAGCTGAGTTCAATATCGTGAGATAGTTCGGTGCATATCGAGATGTCATGGTGGCATCTATAACGGAGGTCTTTTTGTTTGGGCTTAAAGAACAAACAGTTGGGTCTAAATAGACTAGATACGGTAAATATGATAAATTGCgtaatctctattaattaataaaactctcttTGCCAACTAAAAGATGGTGAAATGACAACTTTATCTTCTATCACATAAAAAAATGAtgagcaataatgtaatttcacatatccaaattttattattttttattgaagcctcacggtaatgttaaaataataaaatacctccaatattaaaaaataaataaaaaaaaattaaaaaaaaaaaaaaccaaaaacaaaaacctccctccccctccccgtgttctctctctctcttcttctcattttctaaaaaaaaatatgttcatacaatgatttagtaataatgtgattcaaattattttaacgagaatcaaacataaaatttcCCACTTATAAATTGCGTAATTAAAAACAACGCACAAcgaaatcaaattaaattataataaaaactaaaaaaaaaattacaacctCTGGATTAATAACTCGGGATTAATAACTCGGATTCCCCGACTGGTAATCCGAGTTGATAGCAAGGGCAGTGAAGCAGTGACAACGACGGCACTTCTTTCCACAACCCATCAAACAAAACCCGCGAAAATCAAACACTCGGAATCGGAATAAAAAACCAAGGGTGTTCGAAAGGTTTCTGAACCCCTGAAACGCTCCAATCCTGGAGCCCGAAAAATGGATCCCGTAGAAGCCTCGAACGGGCTCTCGTTCCGGGTCGGGTTCTCCGGCCACAGTGGCCACCTCCGGCTCGAGCCCCTCTCCACCGTCGAGAGCTCCGACCCCGTCAAGTCTCTCCCTGATTTCATTCTGGTCAGTTCTCTCTTTCCACTTTGCAATTCCGCtgcaaattttattaatttggatTCTAGGGTTTGGCTTCGCAAAGTCCCTCCCGTTTTCTTCTTAATTGTCTTCCATTATGTCAAGTGTCGAATTGCTGTGTTGGTTTTTTAGTTTAAGTGCATTTGGGAGCTGAATTGTTGTGTAGGGAGTGTAAATTTGAAAGCTTGAATGCTTCATTGGCAAGCAAACGAGATTGGTTTCGAAATTGCTCAACATGAATGTGACTCGTAATTCAAGTATTAATGTTTGCATTGTTATGTGTGTATCAGCCGCCTGCATTTCCTAGGGAGACGCCTGAATCAATAAAAGAGTATATAGAGGAGAAGTATCTATCGCCAAGATTGGACGACGAAGTATTTGCACCTGAAAAAGTTGGGAGGCAGTGGGATTTCGACTGGTTTGATAAGGCAAATGTACCCTTGGAGCCATCACTGCCGCGCTGCGTTGTGGTTCCCACGTGGGAATTGCCGTTTCGGCGCCAGAAGAGTGGGTCGGCCGAATGTCAATGGGAACCTAAATCTGTGGAGGTATGTGGTTCACTCAGTGTTTGTGTTTGCCCACACATGTTGATTAGCTTAGCATGTGAAGTCAAAAACACAATGAGGTGATATGATTCTTTTATTGTTCTAGATGCTATTAGCATAAAGATCACCAGTAGTTTTTGTTCTTTAGGGATTTTTGCGTATTTTAGTGCTGCATTTGTTACcattgtgtttctaagtgtgtCCCAGAGTTTGCTTTTATATTGGTTTAGGTGGATGTCTCAGAACTTATAGTAGGAGCTCAAGAGTCTGGTTCATTGCCACGTTTGGCTGGACCAGCTAAGGATTTTGTACGGGGGAGCATCAACAACCGCCCTTTTCGTCCGGGAGGCTTGGATGATTCCCAATCTCTAGAAAGAGTTCTTCCTGATGGTGCTTCTAATGGCGAATGGGTACGCGAACTTCTTGTTGGTGGCTCTCCTCAGGCTGTACCTCCAAGCTTTAAGCAAGGAATGGACCTTGGtgatctgaaggttaatttaattGTCATCTAGATTGAAAgttgtaaaaatatatattgtgCAAAACATAATATTGATGGAATAGCTTTTTTGGAAGGCCTATCCATGCTCGTGGAATGTATATAAGGATCAAAGTTCCCTGGAGAGCGCATCAGATGAAAAACCGGTCAGttttgcttctctctctctctgtctctctctctctctctctactgaGTCATAGTTTAAAAACTCAGTGGTTCTTCCTATAGTTTTTATACTTCTATCCTGTATGTATAATAATTGTCTCTTATCTTAAGTTGACAaatgatttgtttttatttgtatgtGTTGCTAGTCTTTGCAGAGTGGGATGTCTGTACAGTTTGATGACCTGTTCAAGAAGGCTTGGGAAGAGGATGTTGTTGAATTTGAAGGAGATGGTATGTATAAACTGCTAACTGGATACAATTTGTTTATAGTTTTTATAGTTTTATGGATTAAGAGCTGTAACTTAATTCACTGGGCCTTGATGCTTAGGCTTATAAAATTGGGGCAGTCATAGGTCAGATTTAGAATATGTCTGCTTTCAAATCAGCGGCAGATAAGTTGGCTCTATTAGGTTGAGATTGCTTTGATGTTTGTTCTTGACTAAGCATAGAAAGTAGATTTATGCAGAACTATGATACATTCCAAGGTCATGTATCCACATTGGATTTCAGCTTCTAATAGTTGCAGGGTTAATAAACCATGCATCTATAATAATTCATAAAGTGAAAAGTTAACTCTTTTGCCCCCTGCCTATCAAACATTAACTAGGTTTATGAATCATGttggatgaatgaatgtgtaatAGGGATGAGAGCCCATATTGTTGTCAACTATTCACTGAGTAACTTTGAACAAAGGACAAAATTTCTGTGAGCAGTCTCTCAGAGTCTTAAGTGTTTTGCTTTCACTATTTTTGGGCTAATCTGGATGCCATCCACAAAGGTCAATTATCAGGATCAGAATCTGTTAAGTCAGAGGATGAAGCAAAGGAGGTTGATGTTGCCATCGATACTTCTGAGCCTGAATTGTCTTTGTTGGATGAGATTTTGTCGGTTGCGGCAGGAGAATCAAAGTCAAGATCTAATGGACTTGGTGAAGATGATGAACAAAATCCGAAGAAGGTATTTATTTGTGAAGTAGCTGTTTACAGAAATTTTCTAACATTTGCACATGTCATGTTTCGTGCTTTTAACTGAATTTTGCTCACTgctgtatttttattttttaactagtTCGCCATTGGCAGGCTTGGGCTATTAGTGGAGGTACTGAATATATTGCAGAGAACTTTGGTGATCTTGTTCCCGACAAAGCActtgattttccttttgaattGGACAAATTCCAGAAGGAGGTATCGGTCAATCCAAACTCTCTTCTACTATGTTTCCATTAGAAGattgatttctttttagttaCTAAGGTTGGTTTTCCTTGGCTTGGAGTTGGGTTTGTATCCCTTtaactaatttaatttaattatatgatgaaaaaaattaagatcAGTAGTTGATTTATGCACATACATAGTACACTCTCAGTCATTTTCAAGAGTGGGATGTTGCTGATGTCCCACAGACATTGTTTGTATTGACTACATAACGAAGTCAACATGGTTAAGTGTGTTGTACATTGTTGTCATGCAGAGAACAGAGCTAGATATATGTTGTTGTTGAGTGAGTTATACTTTTAGCGCTCTTGAGAAGGTTAAAAGTTTATTAGTTGTGTAGCTACTTAATTTATTATCCAACTTGTCTTGTTGAAACAGTCATTAGACTTTTCATGTGACAGTAAATTGCAGGATTCATGGACAAAAAAAATGACACTTAGAAATTCTTAATGTAATTTATTTGACTTTCCTCCTTTTCTCTCACTATTATAGATTACAAATTATTTAACATTTGTTATCTTTAGGATTGCTTTGAGAATTCTGTTTTTTATATCCTAAATAAACTTTCCTCTGCATTGTGATGTTTACAGGCTATTTATTATCTTGAAAAGGGGGACTCAGTATTTGTGGCTGCTCACACATCAGCTGGAAAGACAGTTGTTGCAGAATATGCATTTGCTTTAGCATCAAAAGTACAGCTTGAATCCTTGAGCTCGCTGTTACTTCTaatcatatatatttaatttttcgtCAATTCTGACCCTTATGTTAATTTTGTGCAGCATTGCACCAGAGCTGTGTATACTGCTCCTATCAAAACCATTAGCAATCAAAAATATAGAGATTTGTGTGGAAAATTTGATGTTGGACTTCTCACTGGTGATGTTAGCTTGAGGCCAGAGGCTTCTTGTCTTATTATGACCACCGAAATATTAAGGTCAATGCTTTATCGTGGTGCTGACATAATACGTGATATTGAATGGGTAAGGCTCATTTTTTTGTGATATTCTTTTGAACATTAATTTCCCACTATTTTCTTGGTTaatattgtattttgttttcccCAGTTTTTTTACAAGTAagttattaatatattttgttacTCTTTCTGCATGTTTGTGGATATAGGTTATCTTTGATGAAGTGCACTATGTCAATGATGTTGAAAGAGGTGTTGTTTGGGAAGAAGTTATTATAATGCTTCCAAGACACATCAATATTGTTCTCCTTTCAGCTACGGTATTTACTTTTTGCTGGTACCATTGCCAATGTCCACATGaaacaaatatgaaaatatgaagTATGATTATCTATAAAAAGAAAGGTATGAGGATTTAGGTTTGTTGaccactatttttttttttttttgacaaaataaatttttttttagtagaaacaagagaattttattaaaacaataaGGAATTACAACaagtggataagaaatccaccaacTTGCCAAACTAGCTAGGGCCTCTCAAGTATGACTACCTTACAAGTAACTAAGGCTGAACCAAATTCATTTTACTGCTGCTAACATATCCATCAGGACCATCACCATATAAGAAAGATAACCCCTGAACTCATTCGAAACTGATGCCCAGTATCTTACTCTACCCATAATTCCTCAACTCCCACTCCCTTATAATCCTCAAAAATTCTTCCATCACGCTCCAACCAAATGTTCCAAAaatatgccaacaccaaactgCCCCACAAAGCTTTAGCTTTCTTCCCCTTTCCTAAAGCCTTGAACTTGGTGCTTAGAAGCTCGAAACAATCCTTTGGAATAACCCAACTAGCTCTAACTTCCGTGAACAATGTCAACCCCGGCTGTATCAAGTAAGAGCAATGGTGAAAAACATGATTAACCATGCAAGAACTTTTGACTTTTGGAGgagattttgtttttcaaatccGAGAATAGGGTGGATATGTTGCACAGTTCCAATGTTGCACAAGAAAGACTGAAAGAGCTATAGGATTTGCAAGTGAACAATCGTGACCCATCTAGTTTCCACCTattatcatcaaacaaacatttTCCACCTTACTAACAACCCAGCTGCCTTTGCTATCGCCAACTCATTCAAATTTCTTCTGAAATCAAAATTCCAACTCATTGACTGAAGAGAAGAATCCACAAAACTTGAACTTCTCTGGTCGTGCTTTCCCCTGCCtctgtattattatttttgtttgcgGCACAAGATGCATTGCACTACAAATTAGTTATGAATTT is a genomic window containing:
- the LOC137715807 gene encoding alpha-glucan phosphorylase, H isozyme encodes the protein MAPTAKSNGKTITDSAISSKIPATANPLAEEPSQIASNINYHAKFSPHFSPFKFEPEQAYYATADSVRDRLIQQWNETYLHFHKENPKQTYYLSMEYLQGRALTNAIGNLNVQSAYAEALNKLGHQLEEITEQEKDAALGNGGLGRLASCFLDSMATLNLPAWGYGLRYRYGLFKQRIAKDGQEETAEDWLEKFSPWEVVRHDVVYPVRFFGRVHVNPDGSRKWVEGEVLQALAYDVPIPGYKTKNTISLRLWEAKASAEDFNLFQFNDGQYESAAQLHSRAQQICAVLYPGDATEEGKLLRLKQQFFLCSASLQDIIFRFKERKQGTDTLQWSEFPKKVAVQMNDTHPTLAIPELMRLLLDEEGLGWDEAWEVTTRTVAYTNHTVLPEALEKWSQAVMWKLLPRHMQIIEEIDKRFIAMVHATRSDLESKIPSLCVLDNNPQKPVVRMANLCVVSAHTVNGVAQLHSDILKNELFVDYVSIWPTKFQNKTNGITPRRWLRFCSPELSNIITKWLKTDEWVTNLDLLVGLRKFADDSKLQEEWASAKMANKKRLAQYIEHVAGVKIDPNTLFDIQVKRIHEYKRQLLNILGAVYRYKKLKEMSPEDRKKTTPRTIMIGGKAFATYTNAKRIVKLVDDVGAVVNNDPDVNSYLKVVFVPNYNVSVAEILIPGSELSQHISTAGMEASGTSNMKFALNGCLIIGTLDGANVEIREEIGEDNFFLFGATADEVPKLRKDRENGLFKPDPRFEEAKQFVRSGAFGSYDYNPLLDSLEGNTGYGRGDYFLVGHDFAQYMDAQAKVDEAYKDRKRWLKMSILSTAGSGKFSSDRTIAQYAKEIWNIEECRVP